A window of Sphingobacterium sp. lm-10 contains these coding sequences:
- a CDS encoding HU family DNA-binding protein: MTKAEIIAEISNKTGLEKVDVQETVEAFFKVVKGAMVGGENVYVRGFGSFVVKKRAEKTARNISKNTAIIIPEHFVPSFKPAKVFVEKVKSGNKK; encoded by the coding sequence ATGACTAAAGCAGAAATCATCGCAGAAATCTCAAACAAGACAGGTTTAGAGAAAGTAGATGTTCAAGAGACAGTAGAAGCATTCTTCAAGGTGGTAAAAGGCGCTATGGTTGGCGGCGAGAACGTGTACGTAAGAGGCTTTGGCAGTTTCGTAGTGAAGAAAAGAGCTGAGAAGACCGCGCGTAACATTTCAAAAAACACCGCTATCATCATTCCGGAGCATTTTGTTCCTAGCTTCAAGCCGGCCAAAGTGTTTGTAGAAAAAGTAAAAAGCGGAAACAAGAAATAA